A single window of Mangifera indica cultivar Alphonso chromosome 18, CATAS_Mindica_2.1, whole genome shotgun sequence DNA harbors:
- the LOC123201936 gene encoding UBP1-associated protein 2C-like, translating to MDPTKKRKLDENGVASADTDSPCILNPQDSRKIVERLTNDQLLDILSNAVTRHPDVLEAVRSIADADPTQRKLFIRGLGWDTTTEGLRNIFSVYGELEEAVVILDKATGKSKGYGFITFKHIDGAMLALKEPSKKIDGRVTVTNLAVAGNSANSTNNPVDVSLRKIFVGNVPNDMSADKLLAHFACYGEIEEGPLGFDKQTGKPKGFALFVYKTAEGAQAALVDPIKTVEGKQLNCRLADNKKAKGPDGIPPGGPGNVNVNHGDGMGMVPPPAGGSMPGSYGGPGGHGSYGPFSGAPPLGHHVNSSLGGPGQVPSSLGGVGAAGYGAGLGGPYGGYGGPGSAGYGGLGGAAGSGGLGGGSSLYRLPPSSVGMPSGGYSEGGHYNLSSTSSAYPSQHHQATGTSPVPRVPPMYPNVPPYY from the coding sequence ATGGACCCGACCAAGAAGCGCAAGCTCGATGAGAACGGTGTCGCATCGGCCGATACTGATTCTCCCTGCATTCTAAACCCTCAGGATTCTCGCAAAATTGTTGAACGCCTAACAAATGATCAACTCCTAGATATTCTATCCAACGCTGTCACTCGCCACCCCGATGTCCTCGAAGCCGTCCGATCTATTGCAGATGCTGACCCAACTCAGCGCAAGCTCTTCATCCGTGGCCTCGGCTGGGACACCACCACTGAAGGCCTCCGTAACATTTTCTCCGTCTATGGTGAGCTTGAGGAAGCTGTGGTTATCCTCGACAAAGCCACCGGAAAATCGAAAGGCTATGGCTTTATTACGTTCAAACATATTGACGGTGCCATGCTTGCTCTTAAAGAGCCCAGCAAGAAAATTGACGGCCGCGTGACGGTTACGAATCTTGCAGTTGCTGGAAATTCAGCGAATAGTACTAACAACCCCGTGGATGTGTCGTTGAGGAAGATATTTGTCGGGAATGTACCAAACGACATGTCGGCTGACAAATTGCTTGCACATTTTGCTTGTTATGGAGAGATTGAAGAAGGTCCGTTGGGGTTTGATAAGCAGACCGGTAAACCAAAGGGCTTtgctttgtttgtttataaGACGGCGGAAGGGGCTCAAGCTGCGCTTGTAGATCCTATAAAGACCGTCGAGGGGAAACAATTGAATTGTAGATTGGCTGATAATAAGAAGGCGAAGGGGCCTGATGGGATTCCGCCTGGTGGGCCCGGGAATGTTAATGTTAATCATGGCGATGGGATGGGAATGGTTCCGCCACCGGCTGGAGGATCCATGCCGGGATCCTATGGTGGGCCAGGTGGACATGGGTCTTACGGCCCGTTTTCAGGGGCGCCACCTTTGGGTCATCATGTGAACTCGTCTTTAGGGGGACCGGGACAGGTACCCTCCTCTTTGGGAGGTGTTGGTGCTGCTGGTTATGGTGCTGGGTTGGGTGGGCCGTATGGTGGTTATGGTGGGCCAGGCTCTGCTGGTTATGGAGGTTTGGGTGGTGCTGCTGGTAGTGGTGGATTGGGGGGTGGTTCTTCCCTGTATAGGTTGCCACCGAGTTCGGTTGGAATGCCTTCTGGTGGGTATTCTGAAGGTGGGCATTACAACTTGTCATCAACTTCGTCTGCTTATCCTAGTCAGCATCACCAGGCAACCGGGACATCTCCTGTGCCTAGGGTTCCTCCTATGTACCCGAATGTTCCCCCGTATTATTGA
- the LOC123202184 gene encoding uncharacterized protein LOC123202184 isoform X2, which translates to MDLKLKTITWVGKNISQKFETMCQEVDNIVSQDTVRYVENQMQTMGDSMKKFCSDVVQDFLPPSVDPVRHEAQEPALKKNAVIGTYLKSIIGIQENSVDVFTNQSPVEPDAVDPETNKIGKELSGLNLGNQLISTISDNPSVRSESDLDSGQIDDVLAHETSDVNNEKNSLKENSSTSWVLESISCGEKDSSKASPMSKSADCNQKNACCYVSEVSSVTSVCVVECQSAQKMSWVSDKFLSVSDSSNASAASEVAFSVVSSEEKVSETGLMSSTNSQLMGSNRLHKNSPENFDTKSVCCNDPVDKIWSVSDCSDAPPSATLSLIASLKDNEAKAGLLKSCSVLSSESDGEDISRANCTLSLGETSENSNAELCGSAQFDACTFSSDSGCSHYRSDDFDYSGMETVELSEKVKLEESCVMVDSSALYAVAQRTQKLGSFKKRIKDAFASKKRLAKEYEQLAIWFGDCYIGPSQELAPALLPSTTITSTVDLKDSDHISDSEWELL; encoded by the exons ATGGATTTGAAACTAAAAACTATTACCTGGGTTGGGAAGAACATCTCCCAGAAGTTTGAAACAATGTGCCAGGAGGTGGATAATATTGTGAGTCAG GACACTGTTAGATATGTTGAAAACCAAATGCAGACAATGGGGGACAGTATGAAAAAGTTTTGCTCTGATGTCGTCCAAGATTTTCTTCCTCCTTCAGTGGATCCTGTAAGACATGAAGCTCAAGAACCGGCTCTGAAAAAAAATGCTGTCATTGGTACATATCTTAAGTCAATAATAGGTATTCAAGAAAATTCAGTAGATGTGTTCACTAACCAATCACCTGTGGAGCCTGATGCTGTTGATCCAGAGACCAACAAGATAGGAAAGGAATTGAGTGGACTAAACCTTGGAAATCAACTTATAAGTACAATTTCTGACAATCCCTCTGTGAGGTCAGAGTCTGATTTGGATTCCGGCCAAATCGATGATGTTTTGGCACATGAGACGTCTGATGTGAATAATGAAAAGAATTCTTTAAAGGAGAACTCATCTACATCTTGGGTATTGGAGTCAATATCTTGTGGTGAGAAAGACTCTTCAAAGGCATCGCCAATGAGCAAGTCTGCTGATTGCAATCAGAAAAATGCATGCTGCTATGTGTCAGAGGTTTCATCTGTAACTTCAGTTTGTGTTGTGGAGTGCCAATCTGCCCAAAAAATGAGTTGGGTTTCTGATAAGTTTTTGAGTGTTTCTGATTCTTCTAATGCTTCTGCTGCTTCTGAGGTGGCTTTCTCAGTTGTATCTAGTGAGGAAAAAGTATCAGAAACGGGATTGATGTCCTCTACCAATTCACAACTGATGGGATCTAACAGATTGCATAAGAATTCACCTGAAAACTTTGATACAAAATCAGTGTGTTGTAATGACCcagttgataaaatttggtcTGTTTCTGATTGTTCTGATGCCCCCCCATCCGCAACATTGTCTCTAATTGCCTCTCTCAAAGACAATGAAGCAAAGGCAGGACTCCTCAAATCCTGCAGTGTCCTGTCGTCAGAGTCAGATG GGGAAGATATCTCCAGAGCAAATTGTACATTGTCACTTGGTGAGACATCTGAAAATAGTAATGCTGAGCTTTGTGGTTCTGCTCAATTTGATGCTTGTACATTCTCTTCAGATAGTG GATGTTCACATTATCGCAGTGATGATTTTGATTATTCTGGGATGGAAACAGTTGAATTGTCTGAAAAAGTGAAGCTGGAGGAAAGCTGCGTCATGGTTGACAGTAGCGCACTTTATGCTGTTGCTCAAAGGACCCAAAAACTTGGATCATTCAAG AAAAGAATCAAGGATGCTTTTGCTTCGAAAAAGAGGTTGGCTAAGGAGTATGAGCAGCTAGCAATTTGGTTTGGAGACTGTTATATTGGACCTAGTCAAGAGTTAGCGCCAGCTCTCTTGCCATCAACAACTATCACTTCAACTGTGGACTTAAAGGATTCAGATCATATATCTGATTCTGAATGGGAACTCttgtaa
- the LOC123202184 gene encoding uncharacterized protein LOC123202184 isoform X1, translating to MDLKLKTITWVGKNISQKFETMCQEVDNIVSQDTVRYVENQMQTMGDSMKKFCSDVVQDFLPPSVDPVRHEAQEPALKKNAVIGTYLKSIIGIQENSVDVFTNQSPVEPDAVDPETNKIGKELSGLNLGNQLISTISDNPSVRSESDLDSGQIDDVLAHETSDVNNEKNSLKENSSTSWVLESISCGEKDSSKASPMSKSADCNQKNACCYVSEVSSVTSVCVVECQSAQKMSWVSDKFLSVSDSSNASAASEVAFSVVSSEEKVSETGLMSSTNSQLMGSNRLHKNSPENFDTKSVCCNDPVDKIWSVSDCSDAPPSATLSLIASLKDNEAKAGLLKSCSVLSSESDAGEDISRANCTLSLGETSENSNAELCGSAQFDACTFSSDSGCSHYRSDDFDYSGMETVELSEKVKLEESCVMVDSSALYAVAQRTQKLGSFKKRIKDAFASKKRLAKEYEQLAIWFGDCYIGPSQELAPALLPSTTITSTVDLKDSDHISDSEWELL from the exons ATGGATTTGAAACTAAAAACTATTACCTGGGTTGGGAAGAACATCTCCCAGAAGTTTGAAACAATGTGCCAGGAGGTGGATAATATTGTGAGTCAG GACACTGTTAGATATGTTGAAAACCAAATGCAGACAATGGGGGACAGTATGAAAAAGTTTTGCTCTGATGTCGTCCAAGATTTTCTTCCTCCTTCAGTGGATCCTGTAAGACATGAAGCTCAAGAACCGGCTCTGAAAAAAAATGCTGTCATTGGTACATATCTTAAGTCAATAATAGGTATTCAAGAAAATTCAGTAGATGTGTTCACTAACCAATCACCTGTGGAGCCTGATGCTGTTGATCCAGAGACCAACAAGATAGGAAAGGAATTGAGTGGACTAAACCTTGGAAATCAACTTATAAGTACAATTTCTGACAATCCCTCTGTGAGGTCAGAGTCTGATTTGGATTCCGGCCAAATCGATGATGTTTTGGCACATGAGACGTCTGATGTGAATAATGAAAAGAATTCTTTAAAGGAGAACTCATCTACATCTTGGGTATTGGAGTCAATATCTTGTGGTGAGAAAGACTCTTCAAAGGCATCGCCAATGAGCAAGTCTGCTGATTGCAATCAGAAAAATGCATGCTGCTATGTGTCAGAGGTTTCATCTGTAACTTCAGTTTGTGTTGTGGAGTGCCAATCTGCCCAAAAAATGAGTTGGGTTTCTGATAAGTTTTTGAGTGTTTCTGATTCTTCTAATGCTTCTGCTGCTTCTGAGGTGGCTTTCTCAGTTGTATCTAGTGAGGAAAAAGTATCAGAAACGGGATTGATGTCCTCTACCAATTCACAACTGATGGGATCTAACAGATTGCATAAGAATTCACCTGAAAACTTTGATACAAAATCAGTGTGTTGTAATGACCcagttgataaaatttggtcTGTTTCTGATTGTTCTGATGCCCCCCCATCCGCAACATTGTCTCTAATTGCCTCTCTCAAAGACAATGAAGCAAAGGCAGGACTCCTCAAATCCTGCAGTGTCCTGTCGTCAGAGTCAGATG CAGGGGAAGATATCTCCAGAGCAAATTGTACATTGTCACTTGGTGAGACATCTGAAAATAGTAATGCTGAGCTTTGTGGTTCTGCTCAATTTGATGCTTGTACATTCTCTTCAGATAGTG GATGTTCACATTATCGCAGTGATGATTTTGATTATTCTGGGATGGAAACAGTTGAATTGTCTGAAAAAGTGAAGCTGGAGGAAAGCTGCGTCATGGTTGACAGTAGCGCACTTTATGCTGTTGCTCAAAGGACCCAAAAACTTGGATCATTCAAG AAAAGAATCAAGGATGCTTTTGCTTCGAAAAAGAGGTTGGCTAAGGAGTATGAGCAGCTAGCAATTTGGTTTGGAGACTGTTATATTGGACCTAGTCAAGAGTTAGCGCCAGCTCTCTTGCCATCAACAACTATCACTTCAACTGTGGACTTAAAGGATTCAGATCATATATCTGATTCTGAATGGGAACTCttgtaa
- the LOC123202185 gene encoding protein trichome birefringence-like 31 — MMPQPWLDRRIQSLFPVALVSILLVGSVRLVLDNLKSNQSHIFQSYGKTDQSYQQRKPVFVSSADRFENGCNVFEGKWVWDNVTYPIYTEESCPYLVKQTTCLRNGRPDSLYRNWRWQPNACKLPRFDPLKLLDILRGKRLMFIGDSVHRGQFESMTCMLQSVIPDGKKSFHRIPPMKIFKAKEYNASIEYYWAPFIVESISDHATNHTVSKRLVSLDSIARHGKSWEGVDVLVFESYVWWMYRPTINATYGSPDDIQEYNVTKAYRLALETWANWLDSNINPLTQKVFFMSMSPTHLWSWEWKPGSDANCFNESYPIQGSYWGTGSSLAIMKIIHDIFQKLKTNVTFLNITQLSEYRKDAHTSIYGERKGKLLTKEQRADPKNFADCIHWCLPGVPDTWNEILYAYLLQNHQNFL, encoded by the exons atgaTGCCGCAGCCATGGCTTGATCGCAGGATTCAGTCCCTCTTCCCAGTTGCACTGGTTTCTATTCTACTAGTTGGAAGTGTGAGACTTGTCCTGGATAACTTGAAGAGCAACCAGAGTCATATTTTTCAGTCATATGGCAAAACAGATCAGAGTTACCAGCAAAGAAAACCCGTGTTTGTTTCTTCTGCAGATAGGTTTGAGAATGGCTGTAATGTGTTCGAAGGAAAGTGGGTGTGGGATAATGTGACATATCCTATCTATACAGAAGAGAGCTGCCCTTATTTAGTTAAACAAACTACTTGCTTAAGAAATGGAAGGCCTGATTCATTGTATCGGAATTGGAGGTGGCAACCCAATGCCTGCAAGCTGCCAAG ATTTGACCCATTAAAGCTCTTGGACATATTGAGGGGCAAAAGATTGATGTTTATTGGAGATTCAGTGCATAGAGGGCAGTTTGAATCAATGACCTGCATGTTACAATCTGTGATTCCTGATGGAAAGAAATCTTTTCATAGAATTCCCCCCATGAAGATATTTAAAGCTAAG gAGTACAATGCATCAATTGAATATTACTGGGCACCCTTTATTGTGGAGTCCATTTCAGATCATGCAACAAACCATACAGTGTCAAAGAGGCTGGTTAGTCTTGACTCCATAGCTAGACATGGGAAGAGCTGGGAAGGAGTTGATGTGTTAGTATTTGAAAGCTATGTATGGTGGATGTACCGACCGACGATCAATGCTAC ATATGGATCTCCGGATGATATCCAAGAATATAATGTCACCAAGGCTTACAGATTGGCATTAGAAACTTGGGCAAATTGGCTGGACTCCAACATCAACCCTCTCACTCAGAAGGTCTTCTTCATGAGTATGTCTCCAACACATTTGTG GAGCTGGGAATGGAAGCCAGGAAGTGATGCAAACTGCTTCAATGAGTCGTATCCAATCCAAGGTTCATACTGGGGGACTGGATCTAGTCTCGCAATCATGAAGATCATTCATGACATTTTCCAAAAACTAAAAACCAATGTGACATTTTTGAACATCACCCAGTTGTCCGAGTACCGAAAAGATGCTCATACATCAATTTATGGCGAAAGGAAGGGCAAGCTATTGACAAAGGAACAAAGAGCTGATCCAAAAAATTTCGCTGATTGCATTCACTGGTGCTTACCAGGAGTCCCTGATACATGGAATGAGATTCTGTATGCATATTTATTGCAGAATCATCAAAACTTTTTGTAG
- the LOC123202174 gene encoding tRNA dimethylallyltransferase 9-like — MLMSGACGGVRTSGLHLTEKPFLRSFTRRRRLFATSCSVSRNKEKVIVISGPTGAGKSRLAIELAKRLNGEIISADSVQVYQGLDVGSAKPSLIDRKEVPHHLIDILHPSEDYSVGKFFEDARQTTKDILNRGHVPIVTGGTGLYLRWFIYGKPDVPKASREITAEVYSELADLQRDEDWDAAVELVVKAGGPKARSLAANDWYRLRRSLEIIKSTGSPPSAFQIPYDSFREQSSCSETVQSHDRNSSAGVPEPNSKELDYDFSCFFLSSQRLDLYRSIDSRCEDMLSGKDGILSEATWLLDMGLLPNSNSATRAIGYRQAMEYLLRCREKGGRSSTGEFYSFLSEFQKASRNFAKRQMTWFRNEHIYQWLNASRSLESVLDFISDAYHDQTGTLTVPESLRMKKDMTNPREVSELKAYRPINRHFISREDCSDVLDWIMRTQGETCGLQQPSMV, encoded by the exons ATGCTGATGAGCGGAGCGTGTGGTGGCGTCCGTACATCTGGCTTGCATTTGACGGAGAAGCCTTTTCTTCGATCATTTACTCGGCGCCGGCGACTCTTTGCTACGTCATGCTCTGTTTCGAGAAATAAAGAGAAGGTCATAGTAATATCTGGGCCCACCGGAGCTGGAAAGAGCCGGCTTGCTATTGAGCTGGCCAAGCGCCTCAATGGTGAAATCATCAGTGCTGACTCTGTTCAA GTTTATCAAGGTCTTGATGTTGGGTCTGCTAAGCCATCTTTGATTGATAGAAAG GAAGTGCCACATCATCTGATTGACATATTGCACCCATCTGAAG ACTATTCTGTTGGGAAATTTTTTGAAGATGCAAGGCAAACTACGAAAGATATTCTCAATAGAGGTCATGTTCCTATTGTTACTGGTGGGACTGGACTGTATTTACGATG GTTCATCTATGGGAAGCCAGATGTTCCAAAAGCCTCGCGGGAGATTACAGCTGAAGTATATTCTGAACTTGCAGATCTACAGAGAGATGAGGACTGGGATGCAGCTGTGGAGTTGGTTGTCAAAGCAGGAGGTCCAAAAGCACGGTCTTTGGCTGCCAATGATTGGTATCGTTTACGGCGCAGCCTTGAGATAATCAAG TCCACTGGATCTCCTCCATCTGCTTTCCAAATACCATATGATTCTTTCAGGGAACAATCTAGTTGTAGTGAAACAGTCCAATCTCATGACAGAAACTCTTCTGCTGGTGTGCCTGAGCCAAATTCAAAGGAGCTGGATTATGACTTCAGTTGCTTTTTCCTCTCAAGCCAGAGGCTTGATCTTTACAGATCAATTGATTCACGTTGTGAAGATATGCTTTCAG GAAAGGATGGGATTCTGTCTGAGGCCACATGGCTTCTTGATATGGGTCTTCTTCCAAATTCAAATTCTGCAACTCGAGCAATTGGTTATAGACAA GCAATGGAGTATCTCCTAAGATGTAGGGAAAAAGGGGGTAGAAGTTCCACTGGagaattttattcttttctatCAGAATTTCAAAAAGCATCTAG AAATTTTGCAAAAAGGCAAATGACATGGTTCCGTAATGAGCACATATATCAATGGCTTAATGCTTCTAGATCCCTG GAAAGTGTGCTTGACTTCATTAGCGATGCATACCATGATCAAACTGGAACTTTGACTGTGCCTGAATCTCTTCGAATGAAAAAAGATATGACTAACCCCCGAGAAGTTTCTGAACTCAAGGCTTACCGCCCTATAAACAG GCATTTCATCAGCCGAGAAGACTGTTCTGATGTTCTTGACTGGATAATGAGAACTCAAGG